The Drosophila gunungcola strain Sukarami chromosome 3L unlocalized genomic scaffold, Dgunungcola_SK_2 000003F, whole genome shotgun sequence genome contains a region encoding:
- the LOC128258728 gene encoding arginine-glutamic acid dipeptide repeats protein isoform X10 → MAASTQGEIRVGPGHQVNDVYAKLPDYNPISSFPIDKETDERELEESRWSPGVVADGDLLMFLRAARSMAAFQGMCDGGLEDGCLAASRDDTTINALDVLHDSGYDPGKALQALVKCPVSKGIDKKWTEDETKKFIKGLRQFGKNFFRIHKDLLPHKDTPELVEFYYLWKKTPGANNNRPHRRRRQSALRRNRVTRANNSSSNTPPKKEDTPEPQTATTATAAATAASETASRSSPAVSKEENSSLTEDDASECDSDSSLTHKRDESPSRMRTRNKQQNNNSSTTSSSSNNAAGNGGGNATSISSGSTSGGAAGGNSSSKDQSANAVANGKRPKRGSETPDVAGGASVDSPKTPTKAVAESSANKRKGGKQDTPNKKKRTEQEACEPSAQEESAVKEKRKRPDSPVESMNSDSRPDSVLDDGESNTTDTTTAEQQSTKDSKEAVSCKEERDMVSNDLDAKAEEKAIKAEALAEDSKDSAIKNMDEETNIQAPIGVETSSAEVANANAVANPVAPPITMKVPTIATVEALNASVERKEAIEKMESCDSDPEMLKKLATIKQEASPQQQQQQQQHMQQQSQLQLQQQLVPVGIQPPPVCAPAEAVYIKKEPMEDSMDATCNQNSNEPQDLKVKIEIKNEDALKHSVGGLPPSGPGGPPSALHPLSGAPVESGQPEPLHLQHMPHGPVPTQPPPGYLIDGQLKYGPPGQGVPPQPPQLHSDAVAGGNGAPPGAPTTPQKYPPEMEMKFAPQDLKYPPPPPLDALKYSQEMQAAAAAAAAAGKYDMKYMMEQQGKYPVELSAAHQPPGKPGYQDSLKIPDVKPAFGHLPHNVGSPLDVAHKYGPPPTSQESQQQQQSQPPAHQLPPGATPPPGIAMPKPHYQHDVQTPPLGRPFEPSGLMLKYGDPLTAKYGPPQDLKYPMPPVSSQAGPADVKPYGGENLIKSSPYGPPPESPIDASARSTPGQDSQGSNSNSQPPSMPPQPQQFQSPHPSPHMPSPAGGGLPPGMHPQNLIHGPPPGAVGGGGGGSGGGPQPPPPPTSLHQPAPTAPGPPSLQHGLHPGHPQHSQLSVASSLPPSSIGIPPTLSTMAPTHMHPHLHPHAHLQGLHRPHDLPPSMHPHAPMPLSLQGHPQHGHGLPPSHVPQQQQQQQQQPPGGPAGTVRTPSPAQQPPRSLHDPQSSREPPSSQPSTTMAGSGSGPGGPGGPPPQQSPHAHRTSPLPGLSGSGPPPPGLIGHPMAIHPHLAHLPPGHPAHAALAHPGHHLLSHSIAGLGPGGGPIALLAGPGGLGGIPESALSRRTPPSHLPHSHASSAPLTPHSVASMTSTSMSLTTSTVPSSAFSRASPSVQISSGGGGGGGGPSGPGSVGPGGLPNSSAAAAAAAAAAAHRAASPASSVSSLSRQSPLHPVPQSPLSHHPSSSALSAAAAAVAERDRHALMRQQSPHMTPPPVSNASLMASPLSKMYAPQPGQRGLGTSPPPHLRPGASPPVIRHPQMPLPLPLIAPGGGIPQIGVHPGQSPYPHPLLHPSVFYSPHHHPFNSPYGYAPYGPGFPAYMKPPPQPGQLDPAAVMAAHHAGLQGPPPQQMRQDEQNAAAAAAAAAAEKQHQAAAAAAAQQHKAPQQQQQGGMPPNKPPTPKTPQGPGGGMPPGMGGPGTPTGLPPGAYPGSHMPGYPQGPPHGSPFAPQDGQPHGLKPTSHMDALRAHAHSANSAGMGGGHHPTEPLPIDIEPDPEPEIPSPTHNIPRGPSPEAKPDDTECHRSQSAIFVRHIDRGDYNSCTRTDLIFKPVADSKLARKREERDRKLAEKERERRQQQQQQQQQQQQQAAAAQQAAQQAKMKAELKPPYADTPALRQLSEYARPHVAFSPVEQMVPYHHPMGPMYRERELEEIKNAQAAAASQSRLDPHWMEYYRRGIHPSQFPLYANPAISQMERERLGIPPPHHVGLDPGEHMVRMIRLTREYHAHSHTHLHLPLHPQPQPPEAGFQLPPNVGQYPRPNMLIPREPHSDVLLRMSYADQLQAAEFQRQSLHDQYFRQRPR, encoded by the exons ATGGCGGCCTCCACTCAAGGAGAAATTCGAGTGGGTCCCGGCCACCAGGTAAACGATGTCTAT GCAAAACTGCCCGATTATAATCCAATCTCAAGCTTCCCCATCGACAAGGAAACCGATGAACGTGAACTAGAGGAATCAAGATGGAGTCCAGGCGTTGTGGCCGATGGCGACTTGTTAATGTTTCTGCGTGCGGCTCGCTCCATGGCTGCATTTCAAGGAATGTGTGATGGCGGACTAGAAGACGGTTGTTTGGCTGCCAGTCGCGACGACACCACAATAAACGCACTCGACGTG cttcaCGATTCTGGCTACGATCCAGGCAAAGCTCTACAAGCGCTCGTAAAGTGCCCCGTATCGAAGGGCATCGACAAGAAGTGGACCGAGGACGAAACAAAGAAGTTTATCAAGGGACTGCGTCAGTTCGGCAAGAACTTCTTTCGCATCCATAAGGACCTGCTGCCGCACAAGGACACGCCGGAGCTGGTCGAATTCTACTATCTGTGGAAAAAGACGCCCGGCGCGAACAACAACCGGCCGCACAGGCGGCGCCGCCAGAGCGCCCTGCGCCGCAACCGTGTCACACGGGcgaacaacagcagcagcaacacaccTCCCAAGAAGGAGGACACACCAGAACCACAAACTGCGACGACGGCGACGGCGGCGGCAACCGCGGCGTCCGAGACGGCGAGTCGCTCCTCGCCCGCTGTCTCCAAGGAGGAGAACAGCTCGCTCACCGAGGACGACGCCAGCGAGTGCGACAGTGATTCGAGTCTGACCCACAAAAGGGATGAATCACCCTCAAGGATGAGGACGCGAAACAAGCAAcagaacaacaacagcagcaccaccagcagcagcagcaacaacgcgGCCGGAAACGGTGGCGGCAACGCCACCTCCATAAGCAGCGGTTCAACGAGCGGCGGTGCCGCTGGCGGCAACAGCTCGTCCAAGGATCAGTCAGCCAACGCCGTGGCTAATGGCAAGCGGCCCAAGCGGGGCTCCGAAACACCGGACGTTGCCGGCGGAGCCTCGGTCGATAGTCCCAAGACGCCGACGAAGGCCGTTGCCGAGAGTTCGGCCAACAAGCGCAAGGGCGGCAAGCAGGATACGCCCAACAAGAAGAAGCGGACGGAGCAGGAGGCCTGCGAGCCGAGTGCCCAGGAGGAGAGTGCCGTCAAGGAGAAGCGCAAGCGGCCGGACAGTCCGGTGGAGAGCATGAACTCGGACAGCCGACCGGACTCGGTGCTCGACGATGGCGAGTCCAATACCACGGACACCACCACCGCCGAGCAGCAGTCCACCAAGGACAGCAAGGAGGCGGTCAGCTGCAAGGAGGAGCGCGACATGGTCTCCAATGACCTGGATGCCAAGGCCGAGGAGAAGGCCATCAAAGCAGAAGCTCTGGCAGAGGACAGCAAGGATAGCGCCATCAAGAACATGGACGAGGAGACGAACATCCAGGCGCCAATCGGCGTGGAGACGAGCTCGGCGGAGGTAGCCAATGCCAATGCGGTGGCCAATCCCGTGGCGCCGCCTATCACCATGAAGGTGCCCACAATTGCCACTGTGGAGGCACTGAATGCCTCCGTGGAGCGCAAGGAGGCCATCGAGAAGATGGAGTCGTGCGATAGCGATCCGGAGATGCTCAAGAAGCTGGCCACCATCAAGCAGGAGGCTTctccgcagcagcagcagcagcagcagcaacacatgCAGCAGCAATCgcagctgcagttgcagcagcaactggtTCCAGTTGGCATCCAACCGCCGCCCGTGTGTGCGCCCGCTGAGGCGGTGTACATCAAGAAGGAGCCCATGGAGGACTCGATGGACGCCACCTGCAATCAGAACAGCAACGAGCCGCAGGACCTGAAGGTCAAGATTGAGATCAAAAACGAGGACGCTCTCAAGCACAGTGTGGGAGGACTGCCGCCCTCTGGTCCCGGTGGACCACCTTCAGCCCTGCATCCGCTGTCCGGAGCTCCTGTAGAGAGTGGTCAGCCGGAACCGCTGCACCTGCAGCACATGCCCCATGGACCGGTGCCCACGCAACCGCCACCCGGCTACCTAATCGATGGCCAGCTGAAGTACGGACCGCCGGGACAAGGAGTGCCGCCACAGCCACCACAACTGCACAGCGATGCGGTGGCAGGAGGCAACGGAGCACCGCCTGGAGCGCCGACCACGCCGCAAAAGTATCCGCCCGAGATGGAGATGAAGTTCGCTCCCCAGGATCTCAAGtacccgccgccgccgcccctGGACGCACTCAAGTACAGCCAGGAGATGCAGGCTGCGGCGGCTGCAGCGGCTGCTGCCGGCAAATACGACATGAAGTACATGATGGAGCAGCAGGGCAAGTATCCCGTAGAGCTGTCCGCTGCCCATCAGCCGCCAGGAAAGCCGGGCTACCAGGATTCGCTAAAGATTCCCGATGTCAAGCCCGCTTTTGGCCACCTGCCGCACAACGTGGGCTCGCCTCTGGATGTGGCCCATAAGTACGGACCGCCGCCCACGTCGCAAGAgtcccagcagcagcagcagtcccAGCCGCCGGCGCACCAGTTGCCGCCGGGAGCCACGCCGCCGCCTGGCATCGCCATGCCCAAGCCGCACTACCAGCACGACGTGCAGACGCCACCGCTGGGGCGTCCGTTCGAGCCATCCGGCCTTATGCTCAAGTATGGCGATCCACTGACGGCCAAGTACGGCCCGCCTCAGGATCTGAAGTATCCGATGCCCCCGGTCTCCTCCCAGGCGGGACCCGCGGATGTGAAGCCCTATGGCGGGGAGAATCTGATCAAGTCCTCGCCATATGGACCGCCGCCGGAGAGCCCAATTGACGCCTCGGCGCGCTCGACGCCTGGTCAGGATAGCCAGGGCAGCAATAGCAATTCGCAGCCGCCGTCGATGCcgccgcagccgcagcagtTTCAGTCGCCGCATCCTTCGCCGCACATGCCTTCGCCAGCCGGAGGTGGCCTACCACCGGGAATGCATCCGCAAAATCTCATCCATGGCCCGCCACCAGGtgcagtgggtggtggtggtggcggtagTGGTGGTGGTCCCCAGCCGCCTCCGCCGCCCACGTCGCTGCACCAGCCCGCGCCCACGGCTCCAGGTCCGCCCAGTCTGCAGCACGGATTGCATCCTGGTCACCCGCAGCACTCGCAGCTGTCGGTGGCCTCGTCGCTGCCGCCGAGCTCGATTGGAATTCCACCCACGCTCTCGACAATGGCGCCAACGCACATGCACCCGCACCTTCACCCACATGCGCATCTGCAGGGTCTGCATCGGCCGCACGACTTGCCGCCCAGCATGCATCCGCATGCGCCCATGCCGCTATCACTGCAGGGACATCCGCAACACGGTCACGGATTGCCGCCCTCGCACGTcccccagcagcagcagcagcagcaacaacagccgcCAGGCGGACCAGCCGGCACGGTGCGAACTCCATCTCCTGCCCAGCAGCCGCCGAGATCCCTGCACGATCCGCAATCGTCTCGAGAGCCGCCCAGTTCGCAGCCCTCGACCACGATGGCGGGTTCGGGTAGTGGTCCCGGTGGACCCGGTGGACCGCCGCCGCAACAGTCGCCGCACGCTCATCGCACATCGCCGCTGCCCGGTCTGTCGGGCAGTGGACCGCCGCCGCCGGGACTCATCGGGCACCCGATGGCCATACACCCGCACCTGGCACACCTGCCGCCCGGCCATCCGGCCCACGCAGCGTTGGCCCATCCGGGACACCATCTGCTGTCGCACTCGATAGCGGGCCTGGGACCTGGCGGCGGACCCATCGCCTTGTTGGCCGGACCCGGCGGACTGGGAGGAATCCCAGAGTCCGCTCTAAGTCGCCGCACCCCGCCCTCACACCTGCCACACTCGCACGCCTCCTCGGCCCCGCTGACGCCGCACTCGGTGGCCAGCATGACGTCCACCAGTATGTCGCTGACCACCAGCACGGTGCCCTCGTCCGCCTTTAGCCGCGCCAGTCCCAGCGTGCAGATCTCGagcggtggtggcggcggcggcggtggtccTTCTGGACCCGGAAGCGTTGGGCCCGGAGGATTGCCCAACTCatcggcagcggcggcggcagctgctgcagcggcTGCCCATCGAGCGGCCTCGCCGGCGTCCAGCGTGAGCAGCCTGAGTCGCCAGAGCCCGCTGCATCCGGTGCCGCAGTCTCCGCTCAGCCATCATCCCTCGTCGTCGGCCTTGTCCGCCGCGGCAGCCGCTGTGGCGGAACGGGATCGGCATGCGCTGATGCGACAGCAATCGCCGCACATGACGCCGCCACCGGTGTCCAATGCCTCGTTGATGGCTAGTCCGCTGAGCAAAATGTATGCTCCTCAGCCGGGTCAGAGGGGTCTGGGGACCTCTCCGCCACCGCATTTGCGTCCGGGAGCCTCGCCGCCGGTCATCCGGCATCCGCAGATGCCCCTGCCGCTGCCACTGATTGCGCCTGGCGGAGGAATACCACAGATCGGAGTGCATCCGGGACAGTCACCCTACCCGCATCCGCTGCTGCATCCCTCGGTCTTCTACTCGCCGCACCATCACCCGTTCAACTCGCCCTACGGCTATGCGCCCTATGGTCCTGGATTCCCGGCCTACATGAAGCCACCGCCGCAGCCAGGTCAGCTGGATCCGGCCGCCGTGATGGCCGCCCACCACGCTGGTCTGCAGGGACCGCCGCCCCAGCAGATGCGCCAGGATGAGCAGAATGCAGCGGCCgctgcggcagcagcagctgccgaGAAGCAGCATCaagccgccgcagcagcagcagctcagcAGCACAAGGCgccgcagcaacaacagcagggTGGAATGCCACCCAATAAGCCGCCGACGCCAAAGACGCCGCAGGGTCCTGGTGGTGGAATGCCACCGGGGATGGGCGGACCGGGAACACCGACGGGCCTGCCGCCAGGTGCCTATCCGGGTAGTCACATGCCGGGATATCCGCAGGGACCGCCTCACGGATCACCCTTTGCGCCGCAAGATGGTCAGCCGCACGGCCTGAAGCCCACTTCGCACATGGATGCCCTGCGAGCGCATGCACACTCGGCCAACTCGGCGGGCATGGGCGGAGGACATCATCCAACGGAGCCAT TGCCCATCGATATTGAGCCGGATCCGGAGCCAGAAATCCCTAGTCCCACGCACAACATACCACGTGGTCCCAGTCCCGAGGCCAAACCGGACGACACCGAGTGCCATCGCTCTCAGTCTGCCAT aTTTGTGCGCCACATCGATCGCGGGGATTACAATTCGTGCACAAGAACGGATTTGATCTTCAAGCCGGTGGCCGACTCGAAGTTGGCACGCAAGCGTGAGGAGCGCGACCGTAAGCTGGCCGAGAAGGAGCGTGAGCGGCGTCAG cagcaacaacagcagcagcaacagcaacaacagcaggcgGCAGCCGCTCAGCAGGCGGCGCAGCAGGCCAAGATGAAGGCGGAGCTGAAGCCACCGTATGCGGACACGCCTGCCCTGCGTCAACTATCCGAGTACGCTCGTCCCCACGTCGCCTTCAG TCCTGTTGAGCAGATGGTGCCATATCATCATCCAATGGGCCCCATGTACAGAGAGAG GGAACTGGAGGAGATCAAGAACGCACAAGCTGCTGCGGCGAGCCAATCCAGGCTAGATCCGCACTGGATGGAGTACTATCGACG CGGCATTCACCCCTCGCAGTTTCCCCTGTACGCGAATCCGGCGATATCGCAGATGGAGAGGGAGCGTCTGGGAATTCCACCGCCGCACCATGTGGGGTTGGACCCGGGCGAGCACATGGTGCGTATG ATACGATTGACGAGAGAATATCATGCACACTCTCATACTCATTTACATTTGCCTTTGCATCCACAGCCGCAACCACCGGAGGCCGGTTTCCAACTGCCAC CGAATGTTGGCCAGTATCCGCGGCCAAATATGCTTATACCTAGGGAGCCGCATTCGGATGTCCTGCTGCGCATGTCCTATGCCGACCAACTACAG GCCGCCGAGTTCCAGCGACAGTCCCTGCATGATCAGTACTTTAG ACAACGGCCCAGATAA